Proteins encoded by one window of Rhodamnia argentea isolate NSW1041297 chromosome 6, ASM2092103v1, whole genome shotgun sequence:
- the LOC115726321 gene encoding uncharacterized protein LOC115726321, which yields MRTLHHRTLEMDLTYPKPRSYGPHPKMAADPPPQHSDNDRSSGELRALDCNLSALCDHVQIEGFNSGSFSDIAVHAMGSTYHLHRLILSRSSYFRNMLHGPWKEAGAPVVTLHVDDKNVNPEAIAMSFAYLYGHYPKLNANNAFRVLAAASFLDLQDLCAICTDFIISELWTSNFLAYQVFAESQDYGIHGERVRNACWGYLCQSGAMELKEVLPKLSPQTLHALLTSDELYVPSEEKRFELALLTLLAKGALHRAELSEQGSSDSEAGLPTLSGSSEEKGENLTNGFSHLKLEPEVGNLNSKAGSEGCNAARNLLVELAGVVDCGAGESDSKQPAQQTAYAQSNMEPMYSSGLEGSKMLKSSADTDVSNTSCAYAAAASIGARTSGLGNGGLAMEGPSEDNSFYRLDNNWLTRDQSRHGSSMMSSSCYGIMPNDWGKSGMPTLSWGGRVVGRRQIKNCSAENCGISGEDYDTFVDIFEGGFLLYSNMSFEALINVRKQLEELGFPCKAVNDSLWLQMLLNRRVQEICADTCKNCCLLNTSCACRQPFGYPHGVSATGYCIQEQDQNNSNNIGSVYVTEPAQGDGNGLCRPVRVHVRGPVDGLAGIGRGNTFVPAAAWPPTRFVFSRVPFGVGNRNCPQALANDNSETRGDQNGDLSGDGLTALVGLSQGGSNAANFHGDLTARGYETDLQSKLPGTSVGGPSGNAVPVQMLDHTSDNVGIQWDNTSGSSISLDMKTPLSHFPPFRFGVEFEDVHRLSDGQVKHSAEVFYAGSLWKVSVQAFNDEDPQGRRTLGLFLHRRKAECPDSLRKVHVYVDTREKVTARYQLICPSKREVMVFGSFKQRGTLLPKAPKGWGWRTALLFEELPDLLQNGALRVAAVVQLV from the exons ATGCGCACCCTGCATCATCGAACCCTAGAAATGGATCTGACCTACCCGAAGCCTCGATCCTACGGGCCCCACCCTAAGATGGCGGCCGATCCTCCGCCGCAGCACTCCGACAATGATCGGAGCAGCGGCGAGCTCCGCGCCCTCGACTGCAACCTCTCCGCCCTGTGCGACCACGTCCAGATCGAGGGCTTCAACTCCGGCTCCTTCTCCGACATCGCCGTCCACGCCATGGGCTCCACCTACCACCTCCATCGCCTCATCCTCTCCCGCAGCTCCTACTTCAG AAACATGCTTCATGGTCCTTGGAAAGAAGCCGGCGCTCCAGTTGTGACCTTGCATGTCGACGACAAGAATGTTAACCCTGAGGCGATTGCAATGTCATTTGCTTATTTGTACGGGCACTATCCCAAGCTTAATGCTAATAATGCATTCCGTGTTCTTGCGGCCGCTTCCTTTCTTGACCTTCAG GACCTATGTGCAATATGCACAGACTTCATTATATCTGAGCTGTGGACCTCAAACTTCTTAGCCTATCAG GTTTTTGCAGAGAGCCAGGATTATGGCATACATGGAGAGCGTGTCAGGAATGCTTGTTGGGGCTACCTTTGTCAAAGCGGTGCCATGGAGTTGAAAGAG GTGCTTCCAAAGTTGTCCCCTCAAACTCTGCATGCGCTGCTGACCTCGGACGAACTCTATGTGCCTAGTGAGGAGAAGAG GTTTGAACTGGCGCTGCTTACACTGCTTGCAAAAGGTGCACTTCACAGGGCGGAGCTTTCTGAGCAGGGTAGTTCTGATTCTGAGGCTGGATTGCCTACTCTATCTGGTTCTTCtgaagagaaaggagaaaatttgACGAATGGCTTCTCGCACTTGAAACTGGAACCCGAAGTAGGAAACTTAAACTCGAAAGCTGGATCGGAGGGATGCAATGCTGCTCGCAATCTTCTGGTTGAGCTTGCAGGAGTTGTCGATTGTGGTGCAGGGGAATCTGATTCTAAACAACCAGCACAACAAACTGCATATGCCCAGTCAAATATGGAACCCATGTACTCAAGTGGCTTGGAAGGCTCCAAGATGTTGAAGTCATCTGCAGATACTGATGTGAGTAACACCTCGTGTGCTTATGCGGCGGCAGCATCTATAGGTGCCAGGACAAGTGGGTTAGGGAATGGTGGATTGGCTATGGAGGGGCCATCTGAAGACAATTCATTCTATCGATTGGATAATAACTGGCTTACTAGGGACCAATCAAGGCATGGTTCTTCTATGATGAGCTCTTCCTGTTATGGGATCATGCCAAATGATTGGGGAAAATCTGGCATGCCTACTCTTTCATGGGGAGGCAGGGTTGTGGGAAGACGGCAGATTAAAAATTGTTCTGCGGAGAACTGTGGAATTAGTGGGGAGGATTATGATACATTCGTCGATATATTTGAAGGTGGTTTTCTTTTATATAGCAACATGTCTTTTGAAGCTCTCATCAACGTGAGAAAGCAGCTAGAAGAACTGGGTTTTCCGTGCAAAGCTGTGAACGATAGTTTGTGGTTGCAG ATGCTTCTAAACCGACGGGTACAAGAAATCTGTGCTGATACTTGCAAGAACTGCTGTCTTTTGAATACTTCATGTGCCTGTAGACAGCCATTTGGTTATCCGCATGGGGTATCTGCAACTGGTTACTGCATCCAAGAGCAAGAtcaaaacaattcaaacaatATAGGAAGTGTATATGTTACTGAACCAGCTCAAGGTGATGGTAATGGTTTATGTAGGCCAGTACGAGTACATGTCAGGGGACCTGTTGATGGTTTGGCTGGTATTGGACGTGGAAATACTTTTGTGCCAGCAGCTGCTTGGCCACCAACACGCTTCGTTTTTTCTCGTGTGCCTTTTGGTGTCGGTAACAGAAATTGCCCTCAAGCTCTTGCTAATGACAATTCAGAAACCAGAGGTGACCAGAATGGCGATTTGTCGGGAGATGGGTTGACAGCTCTAGTTGGGCTAAGCCAGGGAGGAAGTAATGCAGCTAATTTCCATGGAGATCTAACTGCAAGAGGTTATGAGACAGATCTTCAGAGCAAATTGCCTGGAACTTCTGTTGGAGGACCAAGTGGAAATGCCGTCCCCGTGCAGATGCTTGATCATACCAGTGACAACGTTGGAATTCAATGGGATAATACTAGTGGTTCCTCCATCTCTCTGGATATGAAGACCCCTCTCagtcattttcctcctttccgTTTTGG GGTTGAATTTGAGGATGTGCACAGGCTCAGTGATGGCCAAGTCAAGCACTCAGCAGAAGTATTCTATGCAGGTTCATTATGGAAG GTGAGTGTCCAAGCTTTTAATGATGAAGACCCTCAAGGACGCAGAACTCTTG GATTATTTCTACATCGACGGAAGGCTGAATGCCCTGATTCTCTCAGAAAG GTTCATGTGTACGTAGACACTCGTGAAAAGGTTACTGCTCGGTATCAG CTGATCTGTCCATCAAAAAGAGAAGTGATGGTCTTTGGAAGTTTTAAACAGAGGGGCACCCTTTTGCCAAAAGCTCCGAAAGGATGGGGTTGGCGAACAGCTCTCTTATTTGAGGAGCTTCCCGATCTACTTCAAAATGGTGCCTTGCGGGTTGCTGCTGTCGTGCAGCTTGTGTGA
- the LOC115726323 gene encoding ubiquitin-like-specific protease ESD4: MGGLSNRKRGDEFSSLSNRQPNLHRSPDFHVSKRPRLFSSMQQSPGRAVSSNSAVSRISRYPEATSKLHREVHAPVRTSKFGSSSSVLGRGSSDKEEYSSDYMGNVLDKYKKAKASALRTLRYLTKKEVIDLVDEEPGKEIASPDSSIEEIDGFEDGRERSVVSGSRSKDEYQVAGNAQESMVSELSNWNVGMENAEKRLDRLSLNADGLEVLSKSAYQKLLEDAKRRDAKLGNLDFEIKLHEEKRLLFQELRPARKPDGRVPSEPFIPLTDEEEAEVERALSGNRRRVLVNHENSGIEITGETLLCLGPGAWLNDEVINLYLELLKEREKRDPQKFLKCHFFNTFFYKKLTSGRSGYDFKAVRRWTTQKKLGYSLIDCDKIFVPIHQEIHWCLAIINKKDEKFQYLDSLGGRDSRVLKVLARYIVDEVKDKCGKDIAVGSWDQEYVSDLPAQENGFDCGMFMIKYADFYSRGLGLYFDQDHMPYFRRRTAKEILRLRAD; this comes from the exons ATGGGCGGGTTGAGCAACCGGAAGCGCGGAGATGAGTTCTCGAGCTTGAGCAACAGACAGCCGAATCTCCATAGATCACCGGATTTTCACGTCTCGAAGAGGCCGAGGCTGTTCTCGTCGATGCAGCAATCTCCTGGACGGGCCGTTTCTTCGAATAGCGCTGTTTCCAGGATCTCCAGATATCCGGAAGCTACTAGCAAGTTGCACCGTGAAGTTCATGCCCCGGTTAGGACAAGCAAATTTGGGTCTTCTTCATCTGTATTAGGTAGGGGTTCTTCCGATAAAGAAGAATACAGTAGTGATTACATGGGTAATGTGTTGGACAAGTACAAGAAGGCGAAGGCGAGCGCACTGCGCACGCTGAGATATTTGACAAAGAAGGAAGTGATTGATTTGGTGGATGAGGAACCTGGGAAGGAGATTGCATCCCCAGATTCGAGTATAGAGGAAATAGATGGCTTTGAAGATGGAAGAGAGAGGTCTGTTGTGTCGGGTAGTAGGTCAAAGGACGAATATCAGGTCGCGGGAAATGCTCAAGAATCCATGGTGTCGGAGCTGAGTAATTGGAATGTGGGGATGGAGAATGCAGAGAAGAGATTGGACAGGTTGTCCTTAAATGCCGATGGTCTTGAGGTTTTGAGCAAATCTGCCTACCAGAAGCTGCTTGAAGATGCGAAGAGGCGGGATGCTAAACTtggaaatttggattttgagatAAAATTACACGAGGAAAAAAGGTTATTGTTTCAAGAGTTGCGTCCAGCCAGAAAACCCGATGGG AGAGTACCTAGTGAACCTTTCATTCCTCTTACGGATGAGGAGGAGGCAGAGGTTGAACGTGCCCTTTCTGGCAACCG GAGGAGGGTTCTTGTTAATCACGAGAACTCTGGCATTGAGATCACAGGAGAAACCCTGTTGTGCCTTGGACCTGGTGCTTGGTTAAATGATGAG GTCATAAACTTATATCTTGAGTTATTGAAGGAAAGGGAGAAAAGAGATCCACAGAAGTTCTTGAAGTGTCATTTTTTCAACACATTTTTCTACAAGAAG TTAACAAGTGGCAGGAGTGGGTATGACTTTAAAGCTGTCAGAAGGTGGACTACTCAGAAAAAGTTGGGTTATAGCCTAATCGACTGTGATAAA ATATTTGTGCCAATCCACCAAGAGATACATTGGTGTCTAGCGATCATCAACAAGAAAGATGAGAAATTTCAATATTTGGATTCCCTTGGAGGGAGGGATTCTCGAGTGTTGAAAGTGTTG GCCAGATACATTGTGGATGAGGTGAAGGACAAGTGCGGGAAAGACATAGCTGTAGGCTCGTGGGACCAAGAATATGTCTCAGACTTGCCTGCACAGGAAAATGG ATTTGATTGCGGCATGTTCATGATCAAGTATGCTGATTTCTATAGCAGAGGGCTCGGGCTTTATTTCGACCAG GATCATATGCCCTATTTTCGGCGGCGAACAGCAAAGGAGATTTTGAGACTAAGAGCTGATTGA
- the LOC115726326 gene encoding uncharacterized protein LOC115726326 isoform X1 translates to MQQRRSLTGRPSGTDGSDFSFRMIVDSRKLLSIHICCLLFIWLLSCLSFGYQKVARGRSQLQTLISIQAVIQLIRAVCLVLSILKGNVPNPLAVSSLATTFLSIIVGELGRRRSRVNFLRFYIFAAAAVILLSIACLGKGDLKLEDILNVHLEIKKFEFLEAASVVLGLLVQIFAVKTTVSLISNMSPPKRTS, encoded by the exons ATGCAGCAGAGGAGGTCTTTGACGGGACGTCCAAGTGGAACGGACGGTTCGGATTTCTCCTTCCGTATGATTGTCGACTCGCGTAAGCTCCTGTCCATCCATATTTGCTGTCTGCTTTTCATTTGGTTATTGTCTTGCCTatcatttg GATATCAAAAAGTAGCCCGAGGGAGGTCTCAGTTACAAACATTGATCTCAATTCAG GCTGTTATCCAATTAATTAGGGCGGTGTGTCTAGTTCTATCGATTTTGAAGGGGAATGTCCCCAATCCACTCGCTGTATCATCTCTCGCTACAACCTTTCTATCAATAATTGTTGGAGAATTAG GTAGAAGACGAAGTCGAGTAAATTTCTtgagattttacatatttgcaGCAGCTGCAGTGATACTTTTATCTATCGCCTGTCTTGGCAAGGGAGATTTAAAATTGGAG GACATCCTTAATGTCCACCTCGAAATAAAGAAGTTTGAATTTCTTGAAGCTGCAAGTGTTGTTCTTG GCCTACTGGTCCAGATATTTGCTGTCAAAACGACTGTTTCGCTCATTAGCAACATGTCTCCACCCAAGAGAACTTCATAA
- the LOC115726326 gene encoding uncharacterized protein LOC115726326 isoform X2, with amino-acid sequence MQQRRSLTGRPSGTDGSDFSFRMIVDSRYQKVARGRSQLQTLISIQAVIQLIRAVCLVLSILKGNVPNPLAVSSLATTFLSIIVGELGRRRSRVNFLRFYIFAAAAVILLSIACLGKGDLKLEDILNVHLEIKKFEFLEAASVVLGLLVQIFAVKTTVSLISNMSPPKRTS; translated from the exons ATGCAGCAGAGGAGGTCTTTGACGGGACGTCCAAGTGGAACGGACGGTTCGGATTTCTCCTTCCGTATGATTGTCGACTCGC GATATCAAAAAGTAGCCCGAGGGAGGTCTCAGTTACAAACATTGATCTCAATTCAG GCTGTTATCCAATTAATTAGGGCGGTGTGTCTAGTTCTATCGATTTTGAAGGGGAATGTCCCCAATCCACTCGCTGTATCATCTCTCGCTACAACCTTTCTATCAATAATTGTTGGAGAATTAG GTAGAAGACGAAGTCGAGTAAATTTCTtgagattttacatatttgcaGCAGCTGCAGTGATACTTTTATCTATCGCCTGTCTTGGCAAGGGAGATTTAAAATTGGAG GACATCCTTAATGTCCACCTCGAAATAAAGAAGTTTGAATTTCTTGAAGCTGCAAGTGTTGTTCTTG GCCTACTGGTCCAGATATTTGCTGTCAAAACGACTGTTTCGCTCATTAGCAACATGTCTCCACCCAAGAGAACTTCATAA